CGCGGTGGCGAGCAGCGAGAGGATCATCGGGATGGTGGCGGCCCGCAGCGCCACGAAGGCGTACACCACCAGGGTGGCCACCCCGAGGAACAGGATGACCGCGAGCGACCAGGCGGCGGTGGCCCGGACCACCGAGGGGAGCATCTGCTGCGCCGAGCGGCGGTCCTCCGACTGCCGCTCCGTCCACCCGGGCTCCGCTGACATGCCGTCTCCGTCCTGGCGCACCGCTGGTGATCAGCTCATCTCAGCACAGGATCTGATGAAATGTCCGTTTCGGCGCGGACCCGGGAGCTATGCGTCCAGGACCCGGCGCAGCAGCCCGATCCGGTTGCTGGTGACCGAGGCCACCCCGGCCCGCAGCAGCCGGGTCATGGTCCGCCGCCGGTCCGCCGTCCAGGCGCTGACGGCCAGTCCGGCCCCGGCCGCCTCGGCCACGTACTCGGCGTCCACCAGGCCGAACGGCGGGTTGAGGTAGCGCGGCCTGAGGTCGGCCAGCAGGGCCGGGACGGGCAGCCGGGGCAGCTTCCAGGTGAGCGACAGCTCGGCCGCCGGGTCCAGCTCCCGGACGGCGAGCATCGCCCCGACCGGGCCGCACCAGCCGACCAGCCCCTCCGCGCCGAGCCCGGCCACCACGGCGTGCGCGGCGGCGGCGGGGCCCGGGTCGTCCAGGTCCACCAGCAGCCGGGCGCCCGGCCGTTCGGCCACCGCCTTGACCGCCTCGGCCAGCGTCGGCACCCGCAGGCCGGGCCCGCCGATCTGCTCCAGCTCGGCCAGCGTGACCCGGCCGACCGGGCGCGGGTCGCCCCAGAGCCGTTCCAGGGTGAGGTCGTGCAGCAGCACCGGGACGCCGTCCCTGGTGAGCTGGACGTCCACCTCGACGGCGTCGGCCCCGGCGGCGAGCGCCGACTCGACCGAGGGCAGGGTGTTCTCGCGGTGGCGGTACGGGTCGCCCCGGTGGGCGACCGCGAGCACGTGGTGAGGCACGGTCAGCTCCGCTCGACCACGACGTTGGTGGACTTGATCACGGCGGTGGCCGGGGCACCCGGCACCAGGTTCAGCTCCTCGGCGGACTCCCGGCTGATCAGCGAGACCACCCGGAACGGACCGGCCTGGATCTCCACCTGGGCTGCGACGTCACCGAGCACCACGTGCGTGACGATCCCGGGGAACCGGTTCCTGGCCGACGAAGGACGGCCCTCCGCCTCGGCGTTCTCCGGCTTGGCCAGCTCCCGGGCGAAGGCGGCCAGTTCGGCCCCGGCGACGATCCGGTGCCCGTGCTCGTCCCGCTCGGCGACCAGCCGCCCGGCGTCCACCCAGCGGCGCACGGTGTCGGCGCTGACGCCCAGCATCGCGGCGGCCTCGCCGATTCGGTACGGATTGACCGGCCGGTCCGCCTGGCCCATGGGCTGCTCCTGTGCGCTGCTGCTCGTCGTTGTCGCCGCCATCCTGCCGTATCAGGCCGCTGATCAGCTAACGGCCAGTCAGCATATTTTTCGGCATTAAACTGAACGAATCGGGCACGATCGAATCTGCCGGCCCGTTACCCCGAACAGGCCCGACGCGGATCAGGAGGAGCAGTTCATGGCACCCGAGCCCGTACCGTTCGCGTTCATCGCCGAGGCGGACCGGTACCAGAGCAACGTCACCCCGCCCCGGCCCGAGCGCCGCTCGGCGAAGGCGGTCTGCGGCGGGGTGCTGATCACCGTGGTCCTGATCGCCGGCCTGCTGGCCGCCGTCGCGCTCGGCATGCCCGCCCTCCGGCCGCCCACCGCCTGACCGGGCGTCACCTCTACGGCTCTACGGCTCGCCGAACAGGTCCCGCCGCACCGCGTCACCCGCCGTCAGCACCGCGCCCGCGAGCACCGCGCCGCCCCCGGCCGACCCGGCCCGCACCTCGGTCCGGAACGGTGAGAGATCGGCCAGCCGCCGCTCCACCCGCGCGGCCAGCGCGGCCCCGCCGGCCCGGCCGATCTCGCCGCCGAGCACCACACAGCCGGGGTCGATCACCACGCAGACGGCGGCCACCCCGATCGCGATCCGGTCGGCCAGCTCGTCCAGGAAGGCGGTCGCGTCCGCCGCCAGGGCGGACCGCAGCACCTCCTCGGCCTGCTCGACCGGGCCGCCCTCGGGGACGGTCAGCCCGTGCGCCCTGGCCAGTTCGCAGATCGCCGCGCTGGCCACCATCGAGTGGAAGCCGCCGTCGCACCCGGTCGCGTTGGGCAGCATGCCGGTGCCGGGCACCGGTAGGAAGCCGATCTCCCCGGTGCCACCGGAGGCGCCCCGGCGCAACCGGCCGTTCAGCACCACCGAGGCGCCGACGCCGTGGCCGAGCCAGAGCAGCACGAAGTCCTCCCGGCCCTGCGCGGCGCCGATCCGGTGCTCCGCTATCCCGGCCAGGTTCACCTCGTTCTCCAGGATCACCTCGGTCTCCGGCTGGGCCCGCAGGGCGTCCAGCAACTCGGCGTGCCAGCGCGGCAGTTGGCCGGAGTTGTTCAGCACGCCGGTGGTCGGGTCGACCACCCCGGGGGCGCCGACCGCGACGGTGTGCAGGTGCTTGACCCCGACCTGCTCGGCGGCGTCCAGCAGCGCCCGTACGGTGCGCTCGGCCAGGTCGTCGCCGTGCTCGGGGCCGGCCGGGATCTCGGCCGTGGCCAGCGTCCGGCCGGTCAGGTCGGCGATCACCAGGGAGACCCCGGTGGAGCGGACGTCGATGCCGCCCAGGTGCGCGCGGTCGGCCACCAGGGCGTACAGCCGGGCGTTCGGACCGCGCCGCTGCTCGCCGCTCTCGCCGACCACGGCCACCAGGCCGCCGCGCTGGAGCCGCTCCAGCAGGTCGGCCACGGTGGGGCGGGACAGGCCGGTCAGGGTCCGCAGTTCGGGTGCGGTGAGCGGGCCGCGGGTGAGCAGCAGATCGAGTGCCAGTCGATCGTTGATGGCACGGGCGGTGCTCGGCGTGGCCGTGCGCGCGATGGTCATGGGCAAGCATCCTTCCAGAGCTATCTATCAGGGTACCTGCCTGATAGTTTGTCGGGCAGTCATCCAGAAGGGGGAGTCGACGTCATGGACAGCGATCAGCAGGCCCGCCGGGCCAGGGTGCGCATCGCCCTGGTCTTCGCCGTGCACGGGTCGGTCACCGGCAGCTTCGTCACCCGGATCCCGTGGATCCAGGACCACCTGGACCTGAGTGCGGGTCAGCTCGGCCTGGCCCTGGTCGCCCCCGCGCTAGGCGCCTCGCTGTCGATGCCGCTGGCCGGGCGGGTGGTCCACCGGTACGGCGCGCGGGCGGCCGTCCGGGGCCTGCTGGCGCTCTGGTGCCTCTCGCTCGCGCTGCCCGCGCTCTCCCCCAACCTCCCCGCCCTCTGCCTCGCCCTGCTCGCCTATGGCGGCGCCGCGGGGATGGCCGACGTGGCGATGAACGCCCAGGGCGTGGAGGTGGAGCAGCGGCTCGGCCGCTCGATCATGTCCGGCCTGCACGGCATGTGGAGCGCGGGCGGGCTGGTCGCCTCCGGTTTCGGCGTCCTGGCGGCGCATCAACAGCTGGACGCCCGGGTGCAGTTGGCCGTCACGGCGGTGGTGCTCGCCGCGCTCGGCTGGTCGGTCTGCGGCGCGCTGATCGACGTCCGGCCCGCCGAGGACGAGGACGCGCCGCCGCGCTTCGCCCTGCCGCCGCGTTCGGCGCTGGCGATCGGTCTGGTCGGCTTCTGCGCGGTCTTCGCCGAGGGCGCCAGCATGGACTGGGGCGGCGTCTACCTGCGGGACGTCACCGGTGCCTCGCCGACGGTCGCGGCCGCCAGCTTCACCGCCTTCGCCGCCACCATGACGGCGGCCCGGCTGGCGGGCGACCTGGCGGTCCGCCGGCTCGGCCCGGTCCGCGCGGTCCGGGTCAGCGGCTGCGTCGCCACCCTGGGCGGCCTGCTGGTGATCGGCTCCGACTCGCCCTACCTGGCCATCCCCGGCTTCGCGCTGATCGGCATCGGCATCGCCGTGGTCGTCCCGCTCGCCTTCGCGGCGGCCGGGCGCACCGGCGGCAACCCCAGCCGGGCGATCGCGGGCGTCGCCACCGTCACGTACACCTCCGGCCTGGTCGCGCCCGCCGTGATCGGCCTGATCGCCCAGACCACCTCGCTGACCGTCTCCTTCGCGGTGGTCACCGCGCTGACCGCCGCCATGGTGCTCGGCGCGGGCGCCATCCGGCAGCGCCCGTCCGCCGACCCGGCGCCGAGCGGGGAGCCCGACCGCAGGAGCGTGAACGCGGCGTAGTCGCAGGGCGCGGGGCGGACGCCCTGCGCCCGCCTCGTGCGTCAGCACCGAACGACTACCGCAACCCCCAGTCCAGCCGCAGCCGTTCACCCTCGCCGGCCCGGATCGGGCAGTCCGGCATCGGGCAGCCGCACTCGCCGAAGGAGAGCGCCGAGCCCGAGACGTACTCGGCCCGGTCGAACTCCCGCCGCTCGCCCGCCGCCCGCCCGGGCCGCACCCGGTCCTCGGTCCGTTCCGCCAACTCACTCATGGCCGACCTCCGCTGTCGCGCTTTGCCTCGTTGCCCCGCCGACCGTGATCTCGATCGACTAGCTTGGTAACAGGATCGACACGGAGAGCGACCGTTGACAGGGTTGACGGTCCAACAGTCCAGCCGACAGACCCGGCCGCCCTCACCGGCCGGGCCCGCCGACCCGGGGGAACCACGGACAGATGCCCAACCCACGCGAACTCGACCCGTCCGAATCGATGCTCGCGCTGTTCGGCTCCGAACTGCGCGAGCACCGCTCCCGGGCCCGGCTCAGCCAGGAGAACCTGGGTGAGGTACTCGGCTACACCGGATCACTGGTCGGCCAGATAGAGACCGGCCGCCGCACCCCGACCCGGGAGTTCGCCGAACGGCTCGACGGCGCGCTGGAGACCGGCGGGATCTTCTCCAAACTCTGGCCGCACATCACCCGCGGCCAGTTCCCCGGCTTCTTCAAGTCGTACGCCGAACTCGAGCCCCGGGCCTGCCAGATGCTGGAGTACGGCGGCGAACTGATCCCCGGCCTCGGACAGACCGAGGGGTACATGCGGGCGGTCTTCGAGGCCGGGCTGCCACTGGCTCCGCCGGAGACCATCGAGGAGAAGGTGGCCGCCCGGCTGGGCCGCCAGGAGCTGCTTCGTGGTCCAACACGTCCGTTGTTGTGGTGGCTTCTGGCGGAAAATGCCATTCGTCGCCCGGTGGGCGGATTCGGCACGATGGCTGATCAGTTGGGGCACCTGGTTGATCTCGTCCGGTCGCGGATGGTTGTGATCCAGGTGCTGGAGACGTCCAGAGGTGCACACGCGTTGCTGGAGGGGTCCATGACGCTAATGTCCTTTGCGGACGGGATCCCCGACACGGGGTACGTCGAGGCGCCGCACGCCGGTGTGCTGATCGAACACCCGGACACGGTAAGAGAGTTGAGGCTCTCCTACGACCTGGCACGGGCTGACGCCCTGTCACCGGAAGCGTCGCTGAACCTCGTTGAAAAGGTAGCGAAGGAGCACCAACACCATGCTGACGAGCACCGAGCTGAACCGGGCTGACTGGCAGTCGTCCAGCTACAGCGGGGCCTCCGGTGGCAACTGCGTCCAGCCGGCCCTGAATCTCGCGGCCTCGCACGGCGTCGTCCCGGTCCGCGACTCCAAGAACCCGACCGGCCCGCACCTGGAGTTCCCGGTCGGCGCCTGGGCCGCGTTCGCGAGCTGGGCCGCCACCCGGCGGGTCTGACCCGTCCCGGTCCGACCTCCCCCGCATGGCCACGACGGTGCCCCCGCTACCCTCGTGGCCATGAACACCGCAGCTCAGCCGCCCGTTCCCGCCACCCGCAACCCCGTCGGCGCCCATGTGCCGGTGGCCGGTCGCGGGCTGGTCGGCACCGGGCTGGCGTACGCGGAGCGGGTCGGCGCGGAGGCCGTCCAGGTCTTCGTCGCCAACCCGCGCGGCTGGGCCACCCCTTCCGGGACACCCGCGCACGACGCGGCGTTCCGGGCGGCCTGCGCGGACGCCGCCATCCCGGCGTACGTGCACGCCCCCTATCTGATCAACTTCGGTTCCGACTCCACCGCCACCCGGGAGCGCTCCGCCGAATCGCTCTGGCACTCGCTGGCGCGCGGGCACGAGATCGGCGCGCTCGGCGTCGTGGTGCACACCGGCTCCGCCGTCGGCCGGGCCGCCGACGGCGGCTCCCGCTACGCCGAGGCGATGGCCCAGGTCCGCGCGGACGTCCGGCCGCTGCTCGACCAGCTGGACGCACTCGGCGAGGACGCCCCCTGGCTGCTGCTGGAACCCACCGCCGGGCAGGGCAGCTCGCTCTGCTCCCGGATGGAGGACCTGGCCGCGTACGTCGAGGCGCTCGACCACCACCCCCGGGTCGGCGTCTGCCTGGACACCTGCCACGCCTTCGCCGCCGGGCACGACCTGGCCGCCCCCGAGGGCGTCACCGAACTCCTCGACACCCTGCTCGCCGCCGTCGGCCCCGGCCGCCTCCGGCTGATCCACGCCAACGACTCCATGGACGTGGCCGGCGCCCGCAAGGACCGCCACGCCAACATCGGCGCCGGCCACATCGGCGCCGCCGCCTTCGAGCACCTGCTAGCCCACCCGGCCACCGAGGGCGTCCCGCTGATCATCGAGACCCCCGACGGCCGCCACGACCCGGCCCGCATCGAGGGCGCCCGCCACGCCGCGGACATCGCGCTGCTCAAGCAGCTCCGCGGCTGACGCGAGCGCTCCGCCGCGCTCGACACGTCGCCGAGCACCGTCCCGACCTCCGGCAGTTCCTCCCGGACCGGGCCGACGCCCCGTCACGCCGCGCTCTACGGACGGAGCACCACCTTGCCGAGATTGGCCCGGGCCTCGATGATCCGGTGCGCCTCCGCCGCTTCCGCGAGCGGGATCTCGGCGTGCACGGCGGGCCGCAGCCGCCCGGCGAGGGCCAGTTCCCAGAGCTCCTCGCCGTGCCGGTCGTAGCGCTCCCGCTGCGTGCTCGCGAACCGGGCCATGGTGAGGCCGGTGACGGTCTTCGCCCCCGCCAGCAGGTCGAAGGCGGGCACGGTGCCACCCCCGGAGCCGAAGAAGACCATCCGCCCACCGGGCGCGAGCGCGGCCAGCGCGCGCGGCAGCACCTCCCCGCCGACGCCCTCCAGCACCACGTCGACCGGCTCGCCCCAGCTCTCGCTGTCGTACGTGACGACCTCGTGCGCGCCGAGCGAGCGGACGAAGTCGGCCTTCTCCGGTGAGCCCACCGCGGCGACCACCCGTCCGATCCCCCGCAACCGGGCCAGTTGCACGGCGAGATGCCCGACGCCACTCGCGGCACCCGTGATCAGGACCGACTCCCCCGCCGTGGGCCGGGCGGTGGCGAGCGCGGCCAGCGCG
This genomic interval from Kitasatospora gansuensis contains the following:
- a CDS encoding glycerophosphodiester phosphodiesterase, translated to MPHHVLAVAHRGDPYRHRENTLPSVESALAAGADAVEVDVQLTRDGVPVLLHDLTLERLWGDPRPVGRVTLAELEQIGGPGLRVPTLAEAVKAVAERPGARLLVDLDDPGPAAAAHAVVAGLGAEGLVGWCGPVGAMLAVRELDPAAELSLTWKLPRLPVPALLADLRPRYLNPPFGLVDAEYVAEAAGAGLAVSAWTADRRRTMTRLLRAGVASVTSNRIGLLRRVLDA
- a CDS encoding TOBE domain-containing protein, which translates into the protein MGQADRPVNPYRIGEAAAMLGVSADTVRRWVDAGRLVAERDEHGHRIVAGAELAAFARELAKPENAEAEGRPSSARNRFPGIVTHVVLGDVAAQVEIQAGPFRVVSLISRESAEELNLVPGAPATAVIKSTNVVVERS
- a CDS encoding ROK family transcriptional regulator, coding for MTIARTATPSTARAINDRLALDLLLTRGPLTAPELRTLTGLSRPTVADLLERLQRGGLVAVVGESGEQRRGPNARLYALVADRAHLGGIDVRSTGVSLVIADLTGRTLATAEIPAGPEHGDDLAERTVRALLDAAEQVGVKHLHTVAVGAPGVVDPTTGVLNNSGQLPRWHAELLDALRAQPETEVILENEVNLAGIAEHRIGAAQGREDFVLLWLGHGVGASVVLNGRLRRGASGGTGEIGFLPVPGTGMLPNATGCDGGFHSMVASAAICELARAHGLTVPEGGPVEQAEEVLRSALAADATAFLDELADRIAIGVAAVCVVIDPGCVVLGGEIGRAGGAALAARVERRLADLSPFRTEVRAGSAGGGAVLAGAVLTAGDAVRRDLFGEP
- a CDS encoding MFS transporter — translated: MDSDQQARRARVRIALVFAVHGSVTGSFVTRIPWIQDHLDLSAGQLGLALVAPALGASLSMPLAGRVVHRYGARAAVRGLLALWCLSLALPALSPNLPALCLALLAYGGAAGMADVAMNAQGVEVEQRLGRSIMSGLHGMWSAGGLVASGFGVLAAHQQLDARVQLAVTAVVLAALGWSVCGALIDVRPAEDEDAPPRFALPPRSALAIGLVGFCAVFAEGASMDWGGVYLRDVTGASPTVAAASFTAFAATMTAARLAGDLAVRRLGPVRAVRVSGCVATLGGLLVIGSDSPYLAIPGFALIGIGIAVVVPLAFAAAGRTGGNPSRAIAGVATVTYTSGLVAPAVIGLIAQTTSLTVSFAVVTALTAAMVLGAGAIRQRPSADPAPSGEPDRRSVNAA
- a CDS encoding helix-turn-helix domain-containing protein — its product is MPNPRELDPSESMLALFGSELREHRSRARLSQENLGEVLGYTGSLVGQIETGRRTPTREFAERLDGALETGGIFSKLWPHITRGQFPGFFKSYAELEPRACQMLEYGGELIPGLGQTEGYMRAVFEAGLPLAPPETIEEKVAARLGRQELLRGPTRPLLWWLLAENAIRRPVGGFGTMADQLGHLVDLVRSRMVVIQVLETSRGAHALLEGSMTLMSFADGIPDTGYVEAPHAGVLIEHPDTVRELRLSYDLARADALSPEASLNLVEKVAKEHQHHADEHRAEPG
- a CDS encoding DUF397 domain-containing protein translates to MLTSTELNRADWQSSSYSGASGGNCVQPALNLAASHGVVPVRDSKNPTGPHLEFPVGAWAAFASWAATRRV
- a CDS encoding deoxyribonuclease IV; amino-acid sequence: MNTAAQPPVPATRNPVGAHVPVAGRGLVGTGLAYAERVGAEAVQVFVANPRGWATPSGTPAHDAAFRAACADAAIPAYVHAPYLINFGSDSTATRERSAESLWHSLARGHEIGALGVVVHTGSAVGRAADGGSRYAEAMAQVRADVRPLLDQLDALGEDAPWLLLEPTAGQGSSLCSRMEDLAAYVEALDHHPRVGVCLDTCHAFAAGHDLAAPEGVTELLDTLLAAVGPGRLRLIHANDSMDVAGARKDRHANIGAGHIGAAAFEHLLAHPATEGVPLIIETPDGRHDPARIEGARHAADIALLKQLRG
- a CDS encoding quinone oxidoreductase family protein, translating into MRRVRYHRHGGPEVLCIEEAEAPEPGPGDLLIRTRAIGVTLPNVRKVRGGSDLPGLLGGELAGEVVGFGPEVTGFRVGDRVTAISFTGSYAELATAPAVLAERIPDGVSDVQALALVRSGHVALAALATARPTAGESVLITGAASGVGHLAVQLARLRGIGRVVAAVGSPEKADFVRSLGAHEVVTYDSESWGEPVDVVLEGVGGEVLPRALAALAPGGRMVFFGSGGGTVPAFDLLAGAKTVTGLTMARFASTQRERYDRHGEELWELALAGRLRPAVHAEIPLAEAAEAHRIIEARANLGKVVLRP